A section of the Candidatus Hydrogenedentota bacterium genome encodes:
- a CDS encoding type II secretion system protein GspE — MGLGKEQKLGAILVEQGWIHEEQVTEALELRKLRPKRLGELLLDLGYMEEEHLLRALGIQFGLEYDPKLREHVESSLTTKVPISFIREYQMVPYKKNGDTYLVALNDPLNLLPLDDLRLLLDGPVKPVLCNREDIQFIIDTYFEQQSENAGELIDNIVLGGEEEGKVHSLDHAESERDLLDLANEALIIKLINLIISGTVKEPVYDIHL; from the coding sequence ATGGGTCTTGGTAAAGAACAAAAACTTGGCGCCATTTTGGTGGAGCAGGGGTGGATCCATGAAGAACAGGTGACCGAAGCCCTTGAACTGCGAAAGTTGCGCCCTAAACGACTGGGCGAATTATTGCTCGATTTGGGCTATATGGAAGAAGAACATCTCTTACGTGCCTTGGGCATCCAGTTCGGCTTAGAATACGATCCCAAACTTCGTGAGCATGTGGAATCCTCTTTAACCACCAAAGTACCGATCAGTTTTATCCGTGAATATCAGATGGTACCCTATAAAAAAAATGGGGATACCTATCTTGTCGCTTTGAACGATCCGCTCAATCTCTTGCCCCTAGACGATTTGCGCTTGCTGCTGGATGGGCCCGTCAAACCCGTTTTATGCAATCGCGAAGACATTCAATTCATCATTGATACCTATTTCGAGCAACAAAGCGAAAATGCCGGTGAGCTGATTGATAATATCGTGCTTGGCGGAGAGGAGGAAGGAAAGGTTCATTCTCTGGATCATGCAGAGTCTGAGCGCGATCTCCTAGACCTCGCCAATGAAGCGCTGATCATTAAGCTTATCAACCTGATTATTTCAGGGACTGTAAAAGAGCCGGTCTACGATATTCATCT
- the gspD gene encoding type II secretion system secretin GspD encodes MFRIQFFFLIVALLSCTFFAAVAQMDDDQDGGMEDGGDYTEMPVVPSDDLDIPYTAPPRRGGQMHYPNEYEDNPDDSAYPDEAPPNQQRGGTLTPRSSRPITPGVRPTRPPAPSVRDRASMRPPAAPMPSMRQDGESGEGHPMASEEKTGEKPDDPINFDFQDAPLYTVVESISRPTGRNFDLDPSLSAVNVTIITHDKIPPEMAYEVLESILSSRGFSMVESLDGHLIKILPTPDAVGSDKTPLIMGPDDLRHGFDGLSTHIVTIENGDAAEIQRALQILGSKNGQIDVYAPTNTLILTDSTDGLKRMFTFLAQADVPGFDSSMEIFTLEYTRAEVLSTQIQQVLLGDATGAPTGARPPQQPQVPQAPVRPVRGSRPPVMPQSSSQVIGFREEVLRMVPDERLNALIVVATQNMMAQVRDLVKRLDTPTPYEANNMHIYQLLNADAEAVEAAIQPLIGTAPRKQGAAGGQAGGGGGATAPEVQPFEQKVQITRYDKANSLLIVASPQDYKLLESFIARLDVPQRQVCVEAVVMEVKMTDDFGLTVDTAAMGGHDGFAMSSTDNLATLLDAAKVAEEIVGGPKASIRNAALGLGKEGRSGLTLGVYDDLSFTYKGRKIKVPFAPVLFQAVEKLSDTEVLSQPSLVTLDNEEANIIVGQEVPFITSTSSSRRADSSMDTGTYGGYTRVERQDVGIKLKVTPQISEGDNVMLSSEVEISDTNATSITNVDITGPTTNKSKVTNKTLVKDGSTAVIAGLIRDSAVRKRAPQTPILGDLPILNWFFSSRQTGREKQNMVMLITPHIVKEGMDIDRLTNYKINEYYDANVEDLFKGGFFDRVFQKYNMRQNHRPTLDRSEALSGRRSGQKYKRGDIER; translated from the coding sequence GTGTTTAGAATTCAATTTTTTTTCCTGATAGTTGCCCTGCTTTCATGCACCTTCTTTGCGGCTGTTGCGCAAATGGATGACGATCAAGATGGTGGTATGGAAGATGGGGGAGACTACACTGAAATGCCTGTTGTCCCTTCCGATGATCTCGACATTCCTTACACAGCCCCGCCCCGGCGTGGCGGACAGATGCATTATCCCAACGAATATGAAGATAATCCCGACGATTCAGCCTATCCTGATGAAGCGCCGCCCAATCAACAGCGAGGCGGAACGCTGACACCCCGTTCCAGTCGGCCCATTACGCCCGGCGTACGCCCAACACGGCCGCCCGCGCCGTCAGTCCGTGATCGTGCTTCTATGCGTCCTCCGGCAGCGCCCATGCCTAGTATGCGTCAAGACGGAGAAAGCGGAGAAGGTCATCCCATGGCCTCAGAAGAGAAGACGGGAGAAAAACCTGACGATCCAATCAATTTTGACTTTCAGGATGCCCCCCTCTATACGGTCGTGGAATCCATCTCACGCCCTACGGGGCGTAATTTCGATTTAGATCCCAGCCTGTCCGCAGTGAATGTCACCATTATTACGCACGACAAAATTCCTCCGGAAATGGCCTATGAAGTTTTGGAATCCATTTTGAGTTCCAGAGGCTTTTCCATGGTGGAAAGTCTGGATGGTCATCTCATCAAAATTTTACCCACCCCCGATGCGGTAGGATCAGATAAAACGCCGCTTATTATGGGACCCGACGATTTGCGCCATGGATTTGATGGGCTATCCACCCACATTGTGACCATAGAAAATGGCGATGCCGCAGAAATTCAACGTGCTTTGCAAATTCTGGGCTCTAAAAACGGGCAAATCGATGTCTACGCACCAACCAATACCCTGATCTTAACGGATAGTACCGACGGCTTGAAACGAATGTTTACTTTTCTTGCCCAAGCCGATGTTCCGGGCTTTGACAGCTCCATGGAAATATTTACATTAGAGTATACCCGTGCAGAAGTACTGTCCACGCAAATACAGCAAGTTTTACTGGGTGATGCTACCGGAGCGCCTACAGGCGCACGGCCGCCGCAACAGCCCCAAGTACCGCAAGCTCCGGTGCGGCCCGTGCGGGGCTCCCGGCCGCCAGTGATGCCCCAATCCTCCTCACAAGTGATTGGCTTCCGTGAAGAAGTATTGCGCATGGTTCCCGACGAACGGCTGAATGCCCTGATCGTTGTGGCAACACAAAACATGATGGCACAAGTTCGTGATTTGGTGAAACGGCTCGATACACCGACGCCCTATGAAGCCAATAACATGCACATCTACCAACTGTTGAATGCTGACGCGGAAGCCGTTGAGGCGGCTATCCAACCCCTAATCGGTACAGCGCCGCGAAAACAAGGCGCGGCAGGCGGTCAAGCGGGGGGCGGCGGCGGCGCTACGGCTCCTGAAGTGCAGCCTTTCGAGCAAAAAGTGCAGATCACCCGCTATGATAAAGCAAATTCGCTTCTGATTGTTGCGTCCCCTCAGGACTACAAACTGCTTGAGTCTTTTATTGCCCGCCTTGATGTGCCTCAACGACAGGTCTGCGTGGAAGCAGTGGTCATGGAAGTAAAAATGACCGATGACTTCGGGCTTACCGTAGATACAGCAGCCATGGGCGGTCATGACGGTTTCGCCATGAGCAGTACCGATAATCTCGCCACCCTGTTGGATGCTGCGAAAGTGGCGGAGGAAATTGTGGGCGGACCAAAAGCCTCCATCCGAAATGCGGCGCTGGGCTTAGGCAAGGAAGGCCGCAGCGGTCTGACCCTCGGCGTTTACGACGATCTCAGCTTTACCTATAAAGGCAGAAAAATTAAAGTGCCTTTTGCGCCCGTTCTATTTCAAGCCGTAGAAAAACTCTCTGATACCGAGGTCTTGTCTCAACCTTCGTTGGTCACCCTCGACAACGAAGAAGCCAATATCATCGTTGGTCAGGAAGTTCCCTTTATTACCAGCACCAGCTCATCACGCCGTGCTGATAGCTCGATGGATACCGGCACCTACGGCGGTTACACCCGCGTTGAACGTCAAGATGTGGGTATTAAACTCAAAGTCACGCCCCAGATATCAGAAGGGGATAACGTTATGTTGAGTTCTGAAGTTGAAATTTCAGATACCAACGCGACGTCCATCACGAACGTGGATATTACAGGTCCCACGACGAATAAATCGAAGGTTACCAACAAAACCCTAGTCAAAGATGGATCGACGGCTGTGATCGCCGGTTTGATCCGCGACAGCGCCGTGCGTAAACGGGCGCCTCAAACACCAATTTTAGGTGATCTGCCCATATTGAATTGGTTTTTCAGTTCGCGCCAGACAGGCCGAGAAAAACAGAATATGGTTATGTTGATCACGCCGCATATTGTTAAAGAAGGTATGGACATCGACCGTCTTACCAATTACAAGATCAATGAATATTACGATGCGAACGTTGAAGACTTGTTTAAAGGCGGTTTCTTCGATCGTGTATTTCAAAAATATAACATGCGCCAAAATCACCGGCCTACTTTAGATCGCTCCGAAGCCTTAAGCGGCCGGCGCAGCGGGCAAAAATACAAACGGGGGGATATTGAAAGGTAA